One Hypomesus transpacificus isolate Combined female chromosome 21, fHypTra1, whole genome shotgun sequence genomic window, TCCCCTcgttccttttctctcccttccttttctTTGTTTCTGCTGGTTCATGCGTCTGGAACAGGTTGTCCACCTCAGTGTGGTGTCTCACGGGTTTCGCTTTAGTCTCTGCTTTCTTGCCCGTCCCTCCACGAGGGAAATCCTCATCCAATGACGCCATAGTTGATATTGATTCAATTgtctgtaaaaataaataatcaaaatCTAATAATGTGTCGATAAAAGAAACGGGTGACAAACAACTGGGAAGTGTCTGCTAGCTGCAAGCGAAAGCCATGTCTGGTTATAGTGTAGATAAACAAATGAACTGAGAAACTAACAAACAAGACCATATTGACAAACATTCTTTCAATAGTTTTCAACATTGAAAACTAGACATCTGCAACAACACAAAGTTAGTCAGCTCCAACCTACTAAGAAGGTGCCTGTAGTGTAGGCTACTGAAAATATACTCTACACTACAGTATCGTTCTCAAACATCTGCATACATGTGATGACTGGCTAACTAGAAAGATAGCCACATTAGCTGCTTGCATTCCAACTAGACAACATTCAGTGAGAGAAATCGACAGCCAAAACTAAACACAGTTCCAACGTTTCAGTAAATTATACGTGTTTAAAATAATGCAAAACGTATTAGCATACAGTTAATCCTTACTGTTTTAATCCACTTCTCAATTTGGTATCCAAACTCACATGTGTTGATCACTACCACGCCATTTTTCAATACCGGAACAGTACCGAGATGGGCGTTTCAGTAAATGACCATTCACCACCCAAAGATAAATGATTGACGTTCGGATTGACCTGCCATTAACTGTTATTCTTCAAAGGGGCGGTATTTGTGTTGATTGACGTTTACTTGGCCCTATCAAACTGTGTTTCCTTACAACGTAACAAGTAGGCGGGATTTCCTGATAAATCTAGCATTGCGGCCTCTGCTGAAGGGCACTTGTTCAAGTCAATTCACAAGGGTAGTGTGTGCAGAAGGTAAGAAATGTAACGAATAAAAAATGTTTGTCCTATTCACGTTTACACTGTTCAGTAATGCATCATTGTGTTAGCTTTCCCGCCTATATTTGTTAATGTTTTGATTAATCGTCCGTTTATATAAACAATGTttcagccagctagctagcttgatGGCTAGCAAGCTACTACTAATTCTAGCTCGTCAAGTGGCAACTCACTCAccctgttagctagctagctgtctcaGTGAAAGTCAAAACAGTAAATATTAACCTTTCGTTAGAACTTATCCGAGCAATGCCCACAATTGTGCATGATCAGGGGCTGACATGGATTCATTTTTTAATTATGTATTAACAACCAGCTAGCTAGTTGTCAATTGAAATTACAGTGTAGAGATTAAACTAATTGCAGCAGGCCGTCTCTGGGCTCGTGGGTTGTCAACCAGCGAATTCAAAGGGACAGTCTATTCGCTTACACTTATGTAATACCACTCATCTCGTGCTTTAATCTGTAACAATTGATTTCAATGTGTCGATTTTATTCCTCATAGATGCACATCAGGAATTATCATTACTCATGTTCCTTCAAATATGGGTGTGCACGTTACTAATTTTCCCTCTTGCCCTCTGCAGTTACCCTCAAAACTGTCATTGTCGAACCACATGCAATTCTCATTAAGTGATTTACTTGTTGTAGGACCAGTAGACATCAACCATGGGCGGACACGACGCTGGATCTCAGCACCAGTTCACTGGCATTGCCAAGTACTTCAACGCATACACCATCACAGGAAGGAGGAATGTAAGTTGTGGACTTCTTCTCACAAAGTTGGTGTTGCAGCAACATAAAAACATTGTCAATGTTTTGAATTATGCTTCTTGAAGTCTGGTTCACAGTGATGTGTTGAACCATATTGAAAGTCAGCCAATTCTGTAAGTTTACCAAAAGGTCATGCGTGTTCTGTCCCCTTCCTAGTGTGTATTGCTCACCTACGCCAGCATAGCCACCATCGTCCTCCTATTCAAACTGAAGCCCAAGAAACAAGCAGCGATCACCAACTGATCATGTAAGCATAACTGTTGAGATGACGTCAGCATCTCAGTAACATTTTGATTATTCTTTACCTTCTGAAACCATAGGTGTTTTTCATATGAATGGCTTAACTTGATGTATTCGGATCAGGGTGGGTGCCCAATCCTTTGTATAGTAACGCATGTATTATCCTCACTTTCATCTCATGTTCATGAAGGTACTTTTGTTGCAGGAAAATCCTTTAACACCCATTTCCTGTCTGTTCTTGTCTGTGTTGCAGGTGACCGGACAGTTCTGTAGTATAGTTGGAGCTGGTGGCAGCTGGATGTGCTTGTTGTAATTATACAACCATTTATTTGGTATTAACATGTTAACAATAAAAATGATATCGACATAGAAAACTTGTTTTTATTTACACAATATGCACTGGTATAAAAAGCTATACAGCTATGACAGCCaggaacagttaggctgtgttAATGGCAGTGGTAAAACATGGTTTTGAAATGGCACTGTTTAGGCAAGGggtgtcagtttttttttttttttacgttgttTAATGAAGCTGTATGTATTTAGCAAGCCGGGGGGCGCTTTGAGATGAATTCGCAAATTTAGCGACTCGTCTTCCTTCATTGCCTTAACTATGCGGAGCTAATAACGCGACAGCTTATTTCTCATTGCCATTGGAAAGACATTCACAAGTTGGGTGTCTACAGTCAATTCAAATGGAATATATTTCTATTGTATGAATCCTTCTTTGGAGCGTTAGAATTCCTGGCCCTTCACCCATCATCATCAAGTAAAGTTTTCAGAGGAAAACAAGAGGTGATCAGTTCTAAGAATGTTCATAGTCAGCAGCCGTCCGGTGTCTCAGCAGGGGTTGTAAGCGCCTGCAGCGAGCAGTAGATTCCTCCGGGTGAAGTGGAGGTGAATGACGGGGGTCGACTTGGTCAGGTAGGTGCCCAGGAGAAGCTCCTTGGAGTTCTCTGGTAAATGGATGTGACCCGTGGCCATGGTGAAGTCGTCGGTCTCCAACTCGTCAAACGCCTTCATGGAGTCCCAGAGCTTGACGGTGTTGTCCATGGAAGCTGGAGAAGACGCACGATGTCACAACATGAGAGAGACGGCGGCGTTTTGATGGGCCATTGTTTGCAGCGAGTTCAGGTTCAACAGGCGCTAGGATCTCAGCATTAGATTGAAACATGTTCATATTATCGGCTATTTTACTGTAATGTTGAGGTATGTACCTGAGGCGAGGATCTCTCCGTCTCTGCTGAACTTGAGGGAGTAGATGGTGTCAGTGTGGCCCTTCAGATCTCCTATCATCAGGCCATGGCCAATGTCCCACAGCAGCACTCTGCCATCAGTAGCTCCAGACGCCATGAACTTCCCGTTGGGTGAGAAGGCCAGGGCATGGATGGGGCCCTAAATGACAAAAACACAATAATAAAATAAAGGTCTAAAGCCTTTAAACAAGCTTGAAGAGGAGCACAGTCCTTCCCAACCAATCAAACTTGGCCTTGCAACATTCCAAGAAAGTCGACCTCTGACCTTGTGACCGGTTAAGATGCGGACGCAGTTCCCCGTGAGGATGTCCCAGAGGCGGATGGTGCGGTCGGCGGAGCCGGTGGCCACGTAGTTGGAGTTGGGGTGGAAGCGGGTGCAGGTGATGTCCGCCAGGTGGCCGGCGAACATGCGTAGCGGCTGGTAGTGATCAGTGGCCCACAgactggtggagaggaggaggaggaggaggaacggcATGACTTGTCATTCCTCGTGCTGCAGATAAGAGCTCTGTGAGAGCTACAACGATGAGGCTATTTGCACGTTCTTCATTTTTTATGGACTAataatacataataataatatatatataagtctATGCTATACTTGAGGCTTCTCTGTCGTGTAGTATTGTACGTGGTAGCTACTTTATGTAGCGGCATACAAAGTAAGTCTATGCAGGACGCGAGGGCGCTACATGCACGTTTTTCCAGTCGCACGCCTCAGTTCTCACCGTGCCACCCTGTCGTGCCCTCCAGAGATGAAGTAGTACCCGTAGGGGGAGAACTGGGTGTCCCAGACGGGGTAGTTGTGTCCTTTGTACCCCACCAGACAGGTGTACGTCTGGAGGCTCCACAGTCGCACCGTGCCGTCTTCGGAACTGGACAGCAGGTAGTTCCTGGACGAcgcgatggggggggggggatgcagaAGAGCTTGGATTAATCACAACATGGAAATGCAGAGTCGTGCGAGCGCGCGACTTCTCGGTGTTCTCGTCCTGGTTCTAAAATCTCAAGCACTGATCCTGGTATGGCCACTTACAGCCATACCAGTGTCAACTACAGTTGACACTGACAGAGACTTTAGGATTGGTTTAACAGATTCCGAAAGCGAAAGCTCTTCACGAAGAACGCGAACACAGGCAGAGGGATGAATGAGAGGGTGAACAACAGGGTGTAGCCTGTGCGGTCTCACCTGTCAGGGCTGAAGCTGATGCCGTAAACTGGCCCGCTGTGCCCGTGGAGGACTTTGGACTCGCTGGCCGTCTTCTCATCCATGATCCTCTCCAGCACGTCGTCAGACTCCTTGTCTATCAGACTGAGATCTTTGGTGGAGAAGAGCGCGGGAGGTCAACAATGAAGGTCAACGATCAGTATCGGTATGTCGAGGTGTGCGGTTTTCAGCACTGGTTTTTTGTTTACTACTCAGTGACATAAACCGGTGGCTTAGGGCAGGACACTAGTAGGGTGAAGGAGTGTTTATGTCGTAACTGGAGGTGTAGTCTcagtgtttacatttagtcatttagcagacgctcttatccagagcggcttACAATAAGTAATACATTAGTAGTATTACATTCCCCTTACAGTAATAGTaagacattcccccaaggcaagtagggtgaagtgccttgcccaaggacacaacgtaatttggtacggctggaaaatcaaaccgacaatcttctgattaatagcccgatttgctcagccatctgaccccatgtTTACCTGCGGCTGACTTGACCCTGCGCAGCTTCTTGGGCGTTACGCTCCACACCCTGACGGTGGAGTCTGCGAAGCCCCCCGCGATCAGGCTGGAATCGTCCGTGAAGTCCACCGCCGTCAGACCCTGAAGGTCAAAAGGTCACAAGAGAAAGAATGCAATAGTCAACGGCATTTCGGAGGgggtcaacaacaacaagcgTCAGCTGCGACTCCGTTCTAATAGTGGTTAGAGTACCCTTTCCGAAGAAACTTAAAACATCGAAATACTACACACAAATGTTAGTGAACTATGTTAAACGGGCCTGTATGTTGATTGTACGAGGCAGCTGCTACAGCACCTGGTATGCGTTGAGGAAAGAGTAGAAGCAGATGGAGGGCAGGTTGTCCGGCCCCAGTCTGATCTTCTTAGTGGCCTCCTTCATGTTCATGATCTTGTCCAGCTTGTCAGAGTCCTTCAGCTCTGGGAGAGGAATCCTACAGGATAGAAAAactattattacattattagaACTCCTACGATCCTAAAATAATCTAATTGGGGGGGATGGTTCACGAGCATCCATTTTTCTGATGTGCAATGTCTTTGCCTGTGTCATTTTTTAGAAAAGGGGTGAGGGATTCTACAATGACACAGATTCTAAAGGGATCATTCCATTGTTTTTTATGTAAAGATATGCCAAGAGT contains:
- the atp5md gene encoding ATP synthase membrane subunit DAPIT, mitochondrial encodes the protein MGGHDAGSQHQFTGIAKYFNAYTITGRRNCVLLTYASIATIVLLFKLKPKKQAAITN